From Rhodoferax sp. AJA081-3, the proteins below share one genomic window:
- a CDS encoding ATP-binding cassette domain-containing protein — MGSLPSTVQAWVRSAKAQRVALVACMLLYAVSPVPEFWITQLNYIAMYSLVILGLVLLTGIGGLTSFGQAAFVGIGAYTSAYLCTSMGWSPWLTVFAGLLITAVSALILGWLTLRMSGHYLPLATIAWGLSLYYLMGNLDGLGKYDGILGVPSIMLCGWDISRGPQLFVLAWGLVLFAAFALQNLLDSRTGRAIRAMRASTLMAEAMGVDTLRHKIGIFVLAALFASVSGWLFAHFQHTVNPSPFSLKFGIEYLFMAVLGGAGYVWGAISGAVMTKLLEDELQVLLPKLLGTSGSYEVIVFGIVLVLVLKYLPDGVWSLVARFLPKTQRVVDWNDAQPLTERAKPTEGDTVLQVQDIRKQFGGLTAVNYISFSIQAGQIVGLIGPNGAGKSTTFNLITGVLGLTSGAVTFCGQPIGGLPSREIARRGVSRTFQHVKMIPELTVLENVALGAQLRGNQGALSSMLRLDRAEEQSLLREAARQLERIGMGHFMHELAGNLAMGPQRLLEIARALCGDPALLLLDEPAAGLRHKEKQALVAVLRQLRSEGMSILLVEHDMDLVMDVTDHIVVMEFGTKLMEGTPQEVQQSPKVRAAYLGVEH, encoded by the coding sequence ATGGGTTCATTGCCCTCTACCGTGCAAGCCTGGGTGCGCTCGGCCAAGGCCCAGCGTGTGGCGCTGGTGGCCTGCATGCTGCTGTATGCGGTGTCGCCCGTGCCCGAGTTCTGGATCACCCAGCTCAACTACATCGCCATGTACAGCCTGGTCATTCTGGGCCTGGTGCTGCTCACCGGCATTGGTGGTCTCACCTCGTTTGGGCAGGCGGCCTTTGTGGGCATTGGCGCCTACACCAGCGCCTACCTGTGCACCAGCATGGGCTGGTCGCCGTGGCTCACGGTGTTTGCGGGCCTGCTGATCACCGCAGTTAGCGCGCTGATACTGGGTTGGCTCACGCTGCGCATGTCGGGCCACTACCTGCCGCTGGCCACCATCGCCTGGGGCTTGTCTTTGTATTACCTGATGGGCAACCTGGACGGGCTTGGCAAATATGACGGCATTTTGGGTGTGCCCTCCATCATGTTGTGTGGGTGGGACATCAGCCGGGGGCCGCAGCTTTTTGTGCTGGCCTGGGGTTTGGTGCTGTTCGCGGCATTTGCGCTGCAAAACCTATTGGATTCGCGCACAGGCCGCGCCATACGCGCCATGCGCGCCAGTACCCTGATGGCCGAGGCCATGGGCGTGGACACGCTGCGCCACAAGATCGGCATCTTTGTGCTGGCGGCGCTGTTTGCCAGTGTCTCGGGCTGGCTGTTTGCACACTTCCAGCACACGGTGAACCCGTCTCCTTTTAGCCTGAAGTTCGGCATCGAGTACCTGTTCATGGCCGTGCTGGGCGGCGCGGGTTATGTGTGGGGCGCCATCAGCGGCGCGGTGATGACCAAACTGCTGGAGGACGAGCTGCAGGTGTTGCTGCCCAAGCTGCTGGGCACCAGCGGTAGTTACGAGGTGATTGTGTTTGGCATCGTGCTGGTGCTGGTGCTGAAGTATTTGCCGGATGGTGTGTGGTCGCTGGTGGCGCGCTTCCTGCCCAAAACCCAGCGCGTAGTGGATTGGAACGACGCCCAGCCGCTGACCGAGCGTGCCAAGCCCACGGAGGGCGACACCGTGCTGCAGGTCCAAGACATTCGCAAGCAGTTCGGGGGGCTGACGGCTGTGAACTACATCAGCTTCTCCATCCAGGCGGGGCAAATCGTAGGTTTGATAGGCCCCAATGGCGCCGGCAAGTCCACCACCTTCAACCTGATCACCGGGGTGCTGGGGTTGACCTCGGGGGCGGTCACGTTCTGCGGTCAGCCCATCGGCGGCTTGCCATCACGCGAAATTGCGCGCCGCGGGGTGAGCCGCACCTTCCAGCACGTCAAGATGATCCCCGAGTTGACCGTGCTGGAGAACGTGGCGCTGGGCGCCCAACTGCGTGGCAACCAGGGTGCGTTGTCATCCATGCTGCGCTTGGACCGTGCAGAGGAGCAAAGCCTGCTGCGCGAGGCCGCGCGCCAGCTGGAGCGTATTGGCATGGGCCACTTCATGCACGAACTTGCCGGCAACCTGGCCATGGGCCCGCAGCGCCTGCTGGAGATTGCCCGCGCACTGTGTGGCGACCCGGCCCTGTTGTTGCTGGACGAGCCCGCCGCAGGCCTGCGCCACAAGGAGAAACAGGCGCTGGTCGCCGTGCTGCGCCAGCTGCGCAGCGAGGGCATGAGCATTCTGCTGGTGGAGCACGATATGGACCTGGTGATGGACGTGACCGACCACATTGTGGTCATGGAATTTGGCACCAAGCTGATGGAAGGCACGCCGCAAGAAGTGCAGCAAAGCCCCAAGGTACGTGCCGCCTACCTGGGCGTGGAACACTGA
- a CDS encoding aldo/keto reductase, which produces MQTRTLGPFQVSSIGFGCMNLSHGYDAPVSAEQGERVLLSALDAGVTLFDTAALYGFGANETLVGQVMKPHRQKITLASKCGMQGVDVKGYGKLVRVIDGHPKTLRKTCEDSLRRLQTDVIDLYYLHRWDKRVPIEDSVGALGELVQKGLIRSIGLSEVSATTLRRAHAEHPIAAVQTEYSLATRNPEIAVLDTCKELGVSFVAFSPVGRGLLCDKPLDVSALHAGDIRRSMPRFAPDNYAANVRLLSGVKQVAKDVDCTLAQLSIAWLLQRGDHIIPIPGTTSVSHLAEDLEAARVNLDATAMARLDALINHKTVVGSRYNAQGNSEVDTEDFSYL; this is translated from the coding sequence ATGCAGACCCGCACCCTAGGCCCCTTCCAAGTCTCTTCCATAGGCTTCGGCTGCATGAACCTCAGCCACGGTTATGACGCACCGGTGTCTGCCGAGCAGGGTGAGCGTGTGCTGCTGTCCGCGCTGGATGCGGGTGTCACGCTGTTTGACACGGCAGCCTTGTATGGTTTTGGCGCCAACGAGACGCTGGTGGGCCAGGTGATGAAGCCGCACCGGCAAAAGATCACGCTGGCCAGCAAATGTGGCATGCAGGGTGTGGATGTGAAAGGCTACGGCAAGCTGGTGCGCGTGATCGACGGCCACCCGAAGACGCTGCGCAAGACCTGTGAAGACAGCCTGCGCCGCTTGCAGACCGATGTGATCGACCTCTATTACCTGCACCGCTGGGACAAACGGGTGCCTATTGAAGACAGCGTCGGTGCCTTGGGTGAACTGGTGCAGAAGGGGCTGATACGCAGCATCGGCCTGTCCGAGGTGTCCGCCACCACACTGCGCCGCGCGCACGCAGAACACCCGATTGCGGCGGTGCAAACCGAATATTCGCTGGCCACGCGCAACCCCGAAATCGCCGTGCTGGATACCTGCAAGGAACTGGGAGTCAGCTTTGTGGCCTTCAGCCCGGTGGGCCGTGGGCTGTTGTGTGACAAGCCGCTGGATGTGTCCGCGCTGCACGCCGGTGACATCCGCCGCAGCATGCCGCGTTTTGCGCCCGACAACTATGCCGCCAATGTTCGGCTGCTCAGCGGCGTCAAGCAGGTCGCCAAGGACGTGGATTGCACGCTGGCGCAGCTGTCTATTGCCTGGCTGCTGCAACGGGGCGATCACATCATTCCCATACCGGGCACCACCAGCGTGTCGCACCTGGCAGAAGACCTGGAGGCTGCCCGTGTGAACCTGGACGCGACGGCCATGGCCAGATTGGATGCACTGATCAACCACAAGACCGTGGTGGGCTCGCGTTACAACGCCCAGGGCAATAGCGAAGTGGATACCGAAGACTTCAGCTACTTGTAG
- a CDS encoding SDR family NAD(P)-dependent oxidoreductase produces MNIQGHAALVTGAASGLGEATARELARLGAKVAVLDVNMALAEKVAADIGAQFGNGCAVACQCDITNTESVSAAIAKATAAHGTARVLMNVAGIGSAKRIVQKDGSAAPLEDFVRVVNVNLIGAYNVSRLFAAACAHLDRLEDGERGVLMFTASVAAFDGQVGQQAYSASKGWLVGMTLPMARDLAQHGIRVCTVAPGLFATPLMQQLPEAVQASLAASIPFPQRLGKPQEFAELAAHIVSNGHLNGEVIRLDGALRMAPR; encoded by the coding sequence ATGAACATCCAAGGACATGCCGCATTGGTCACCGGCGCCGCGTCGGGCCTGGGCGAAGCCACCGCACGTGAGTTGGCCCGCCTGGGCGCCAAGGTTGCGGTGCTGGACGTCAACATGGCGCTGGCGGAAAAGGTCGCCGCTGATATTGGCGCGCAATTTGGAAACGGCTGCGCCGTGGCTTGCCAATGCGACATCACCAATACCGAGAGTGTGAGCGCGGCAATTGCCAAGGCCACGGCGGCCCATGGCACGGCGCGTGTGCTGATGAATGTGGCCGGTATCGGCAGCGCCAAACGCATCGTGCAAAAAGACGGCTCGGCCGCGCCGCTGGAAGATTTTGTACGCGTGGTCAATGTGAACCTGATTGGCGCCTACAACGTCAGCCGCCTGTTTGCCGCCGCCTGCGCGCACTTGGACCGCCTGGAAGATGGCGAACGCGGCGTGTTGATGTTCACCGCGTCGGTGGCTGCCTTTGATGGCCAGGTCGGCCAGCAGGCCTATAGCGCTTCCAAAGGGTGGTTGGTCGGCATGACGCTGCCCATGGCGCGCGACTTGGCACAACATGGTATCCGCGTCTGCACCGTGGCACCGGGCCTCTTTGCCACACCGCTGATGCAGCAGTTGCCCGAGGCCGTGCAAGCCTCTTTGGCGGCGAGTATTCCGTTCCCACAACGCTTGGGCAAGCCGCAAGAGTTTGCCGAATTGGCCGCACACATCGTCAGCAATGGCCACTTGAACGGCGAAGTGATTCGCCTGGATGGCGCCTTGCGCATGGCGCCCCGTTGA
- a CDS encoding branched-chain amino acid ABC transporter permease, which produces MDFSIVSILMLDGITNAAVYALLGLATVLVFSVTRVIFIPQGEFVAYGALTLAIFRTGQVPGTVWLLLIMAALAAAMDVHQRWLHTRLAAQAVTAGLRTLAVPLVVAGLSIWAAPLNPPLLVQAVLTVAIVTAFGPLVYRVAYQSLADASSLVLLIVSVGVHFAMTGLGLLFFGAEGFRNPSFWDARFSVGPLSVSGQAIIIFGVSLALIVLLWQFFSRTLYGKALQATAVNRLGARLMGISTHGAGQTTFAMAALIGALSGLLIGPTTTVFYDSGFLIGLKGFVAAVMGGLHSYPLAAVGALFVGLVEAFGSFWASAFKEVIVFTLVLPILLWRSVAGGHDEEH; this is translated from the coding sequence ATGGACTTCTCCATCGTCAGCATCCTGATGCTGGACGGCATCACCAACGCTGCCGTTTACGCGCTGCTGGGCCTGGCCACCGTGCTGGTGTTCAGCGTCACGCGTGTCATCTTTATCCCGCAGGGGGAGTTTGTGGCCTATGGTGCGCTGACGCTGGCCATCTTCCGCACCGGCCAGGTGCCTGGCACCGTGTGGTTGTTGCTGATCATGGCGGCTTTGGCGGCTGCCATGGATGTGCACCAGCGTTGGTTACACACGCGCCTCGCCGCGCAGGCGGTCACGGCGGGCTTGCGCACGCTGGCCGTGCCGTTGGTGGTGGCGGGCCTGTCCATCTGGGCGGCGCCGCTCAACCCGCCGCTGCTGGTGCAGGCGGTGTTGACGGTGGCCATCGTCACCGCCTTTGGTCCACTGGTGTACCGCGTGGCCTACCAGTCGCTGGCTGATGCCAGTTCGCTGGTGCTGCTGATCGTGTCGGTGGGCGTGCACTTTGCGATGACCGGCCTGGGTTTGTTGTTCTTTGGTGCAGAGGGGTTTCGCAACCCGTCGTTCTGGGATGCGCGTTTCAGCGTGGGGCCGCTGTCCGTCAGCGGGCAGGCCATCATCATTTTTGGCGTGTCTCTGGCGCTGATCGTGCTGCTGTGGCAATTTTTCAGCCGCACCTTGTATGGCAAGGCCTTGCAGGCCACGGCGGTCAACCGTCTGGGCGCGCGGCTGATGGGTATATCGACACACGGCGCGGGGCAGACCACGTTTGCAATGGCGGCCTTGATAGGTGCGTTGTCGGGTCTGTTGATTGGCCCCACCACCACGGTGTTTTATGACTCGGGCTTTCTGATCGGTCTCAAGGGTTTTGTAGCCGCCGTCATGGGCGGGCTGCACAGCTACCCGCTGGCCGCAGTGGGCGCGCTGTTTGTGGGGCTGGTGGAAGCCTTTGGCTCCTTTTGGGCCAGTGCATTTAAAGAGGTGATTGTGTTTACGCTGGTTTTGCCCATTCTGTTGTGGCGCTCGGTGGCTGGTGGCCACGATGAGGAGCATTGA
- a CDS encoding ABC transporter ATP-binding protein: protein MSQPLQPLLTVKGLRAGYGRAEVIHGIDIQAPQGSVITVIGPNGAGKSTLLNALMGVLPAQGSIEFNGQSISALSLEERVMLGIALVPEKRELFGSMPVEDNLVLGAFRQVRLGNKAWREQMDVVFALFPRLKERRTQLAGTLSGGERQMLAVGRALMSRPTLLMLDEPSLGLAPLVVKEIFRTLDALRSTGVTTLLVEQNARAALEAADYGYVLEMGDMALSGPAKDLATDARVIDTYLGAARKPVAV, encoded by the coding sequence ATGAGCCAACCCTTACAACCCCTACTCACCGTCAAAGGTCTGCGTGCCGGATACGGCCGCGCCGAGGTCATACACGGCATTGATATACAAGCACCGCAGGGCAGTGTCATCACCGTCATCGGCCCCAACGGTGCGGGCAAGTCCACGCTGCTCAATGCACTCATGGGTGTATTGCCCGCGCAGGGCAGCATCGAATTCAATGGCCAGTCGATCAGCGCACTGTCGCTGGAGGAGCGCGTGATGCTGGGCATCGCCCTGGTGCCCGAAAAACGCGAACTGTTTGGCAGCATGCCGGTGGAAGACAACCTCGTCCTGGGCGCCTTTCGCCAGGTGCGGCTGGGCAACAAGGCCTGGCGGGAGCAGATGGACGTGGTGTTTGCGCTTTTTCCTCGCCTCAAGGAGCGGCGCACGCAGCTGGCCGGCACGCTGTCAGGCGGCGAGCGGCAGATGCTGGCCGTGGGCCGCGCACTGATGTCGCGCCCCACGCTGCTGATGCTGGACGAGCCCAGCCTGGGGCTGGCACCGCTGGTGGTGAAGGAAATTTTCCGCACCCTGGACGCGTTGCGCAGCACCGGTGTGACCACACTCCTGGTGGAGCAAAATGCCCGCGCCGCGCTGGAGGCCGCCGACTATGGGTACGTGCTGGAAATGGGCGATATGGCATTGAGCGGCCCCGCCAAAGACCTGGCCACCGATGCACGTGTCATCGACACCTATCTGGGCGCGGCCCGCAAACCGGTGGCGGTGTGA
- a CDS encoding MarR family winged helix-turn-helix transcriptional regulator, with the protein MEKTSTTKNDTPYVDTVDTSFLETLVGYNARRTALFVIEQFMPRMAAFDLRTVDFSVLSLITHNPGITSRQLCGNLNILAPNLVAMVNALEKKKLIVRKPHPLDGRAMGLHLTAKGQKLMVEAEKVVNQLELDATAKLSAAERKTLLALLKKVYK; encoded by the coding sequence ATGGAAAAGACGAGCACCACCAAAAACGACACCCCTTATGTCGACACGGTAGACACCAGTTTTCTGGAGACCCTGGTCGGCTACAACGCGCGGCGTACGGCGCTGTTTGTGATTGAACAGTTCATGCCGCGCATGGCCGCGTTCGATCTGCGCACGGTGGATTTTTCGGTACTGTCCCTGATCACGCACAACCCCGGCATCACCTCGCGCCAGTTGTGCGGCAACCTCAACATACTGGCGCCCAACCTGGTGGCCATGGTGAACGCGCTGGAAAAGAAAAAGCTGATCGTGCGCAAACCCCACCCGCTGGACGGCCGCGCCATGGGCCTGCACCTGACCGCCAAGGGTCAAAAACTGATGGTGGAGGCCGAGAAGGTTGTCAACCAACTGGAGCTGGACGCTACCGCCAAGTTGAGCGCCGCCGAGCGCAAGACGCTGCTGGCGCTGCTGAAAAAAGTCTACAAGTAG
- a CDS encoding ABC transporter substrate-binding protein: MSPKKSLIAAAATLVITGAALADITIGVSLPLTGPASGLGIPVGNQIKLWPTSIAGEKVKIIVLDDATDPTNGVKNAKRFVTDDKVDVMLGSVATPVAIPMAAVAAEAETVQLAFSPMQLPPGKDGWTFRMPQSTPVMAHAIVGLMKKQGIKTVGFLGYTDAYGESWLKDFTTEADKNGIKVIATERFARSDTSVTAQALKLVAANPDAMLVVASGSGAAMPHMAVVERGFKGKIYQTHAAASRDLMRVGGKDVEGAFVVSGPAVIAEQLPDSHPSKTLAIQYVQQYEKAYGVGSRNQFAAHGFDALLVLEKAVPLALKAGKPGTKEFRAGLRTALETMGRTVVSHGVLNWTKDDHWGFTLETGVMLKVVNGDWKVE; the protein is encoded by the coding sequence ATGAGCCCCAAGAAATCCCTGATCGCTGCAGCCGCCACGCTGGTCATAACCGGCGCGGCGCTGGCCGACATCACCATTGGAGTCAGTCTGCCACTGACAGGCCCAGCCTCGGGCCTGGGCATTCCGGTGGGCAACCAGATCAAGCTCTGGCCCACTTCCATAGCGGGTGAAAAAGTCAAGATCATTGTGCTGGACGATGCCACCGACCCCACCAACGGTGTCAAAAACGCCAAGCGGTTTGTGACCGATGACAAGGTGGATGTCATGCTCGGATCGGTTGCAACGCCGGTTGCCATTCCTATGGCCGCAGTCGCCGCCGAGGCCGAAACCGTGCAACTGGCGTTTTCGCCCATGCAGTTGCCACCGGGTAAAGACGGCTGGACCTTCCGTATGCCACAGTCCACTCCCGTCATGGCGCATGCCATTGTTGGCCTGATGAAAAAGCAGGGCATCAAGACAGTGGGATTTCTGGGCTACACCGATGCCTATGGTGAGAGCTGGCTGAAAGACTTCACGACCGAGGCGGACAAGAACGGCATCAAGGTGATCGCCACCGAGCGTTTCGCCCGGTCGGATACCAGTGTCACCGCGCAGGCCTTGAAACTGGTCGCCGCCAACCCCGATGCCATGCTGGTGGTGGCGTCGGGCAGTGGTGCCGCCATGCCCCACATGGCGGTGGTCGAGCGCGGCTTCAAAGGCAAGATTTACCAGACCCACGCTGCCGCCTCGCGGGACCTGATGCGGGTGGGCGGTAAAGATGTGGAGGGTGCGTTTGTGGTGTCCGGCCCGGCGGTGATTGCCGAGCAACTGCCCGACAGCCACCCGTCCAAGACCCTGGCGATCCAGTATGTGCAGCAGTATGAAAAGGCCTACGGTGTCGGCTCGCGCAACCAGTTTGCAGCGCACGGATTTGACGCGTTGCTGGTGCTGGAAAAGGCCGTGCCCCTGGCATTGAAGGCGGGCAAGCCTGGCACCAAGGAGTTCCGTGCCGGATTGCGCACGGCCCTGGAGACCATGGGCCGCACCGTGGTGTCTCACGGGGTGCTGAACTGGACCAAGGATGACCACTGGGGCTTCACGCTGGAGACCGGTGTGATGCTGAAGGTGGTCAATGGCGACTGGAAAGTAGAGTAA
- a CDS encoding feruloyl-CoA synthase — MTTITNTEPRYRPMRFGVTRVVLREGSQPGVRYLRAEAPLLAYAHTMGERLVHWAQATPDRTLFAHRTRNADGSTGDWQHLSFAQALDGARRIGQALLDRKLSVDRPVVILSDNDLQHALLALACIYVGIPYCSTSPAYSTVSTDHGKLKHVMATLTPGLVFASDGQRFGPAIAAAVPADCEVTLNSIAGYVHTTGATSTFDQLLATQATPAVDQAFGRTGPDSIAKFLFTSGSTKLPKAVVNTHRMWCANQQQMRQSLTPLVEDPLVLVDWLPWNHTFGGNHNFGMVLYNGGTLYIDDGKPTPALMAETLRNLREVAPTVYFNVPTGFEAIADAMKTDDVLRKNLLSRVRMFFYAAAALSQPIWDALHEAQEREIGERITMCTGLGMTESGPFALSVNRAKVKAGDLGVPTPGLEVKLVDVDGKTEVRYKGPNVTPGYWRSPEATQQAFDDEGYFCSGDAVTWIDADDVHQGLRFDGRIAEDFKLSTGTFVSVGPMRSKIIAAAAPYVQDVVITGLNCKEVGAMVFPSNEVRKLSGLGAAATMEAVVASAPVQAHFQRVVNDLAKTATGSASRIARLILLAEPPSSDRGEITDKGSINQRAVLQHREALVNTLHDGSAAHIIKPEKAQ, encoded by the coding sequence ATGACCACCATCACAAACACAGAACCCAGATACCGCCCCATGCGTTTTGGCGTGACCCGCGTGGTGTTGCGCGAAGGCAGTCAACCGGGCGTACGTTACCTGCGCGCCGAAGCACCGTTGCTGGCGTATGCACACACCATGGGTGAACGCCTGGTGCACTGGGCCCAGGCCACGCCAGACCGCACCCTGTTCGCCCACCGCACGCGCAATGCCGACGGCAGCACGGGGGACTGGCAGCACCTGAGTTTTGCCCAGGCATTGGATGGCGCACGCCGCATCGGCCAGGCTTTGCTGGACCGCAAGCTCAGCGTGGACCGCCCGGTGGTCATCTTGAGCGACAACGACTTGCAACACGCGCTGCTGGCCCTGGCGTGTATCTACGTAGGCATACCCTATTGCTCCACGTCCCCGGCGTATTCCACGGTCAGCACCGACCACGGCAAGCTCAAACACGTGATGGCCACATTGACGCCGGGCCTGGTGTTTGCCAGCGACGGCCAGCGTTTTGGTCCGGCCATCGCAGCTGCCGTTCCCGCTGATTGCGAGGTTACTCTCAATTCAATAGCGGGTTATGTCCATACTACGGGGGCAACAAGCACATTTGACCAATTACTTGCCACCCAGGCCACCCCTGCGGTGGACCAGGCCTTTGGCCGCACGGGGCCGGACAGTATTGCCAAGTTTTTGTTTACCTCGGGCTCCACCAAGCTACCTAAGGCCGTCGTCAATACCCACCGCATGTGGTGCGCCAACCAGCAACAGATGCGCCAGTCCCTGACGCCGCTGGTGGAAGACCCGCTGGTGCTGGTGGACTGGCTGCCGTGGAACCACACCTTTGGCGGCAACCACAACTTTGGCATGGTGCTCTATAACGGCGGCACGCTGTACATCGACGATGGCAAGCCCACCCCGGCGCTGATGGCCGAGACGCTGCGCAACCTGCGCGAGGTTGCACCCACGGTCTACTTCAATGTACCCACGGGTTTTGAAGCCATCGCCGATGCGATGAAAACCGACGACGTCTTGCGCAAGAACCTGTTGAGCCGGGTCCGCATGTTCTTTTATGCCGCCGCGGCCTTGTCGCAACCCATCTGGGATGCGCTGCATGAGGCCCAGGAGCGCGAAATCGGCGAACGCATCACCATGTGTACGGGTTTGGGCATGACCGAGTCCGGCCCCTTTGCTTTGTCGGTCAACCGTGCCAAGGTCAAGGCCGGCGACCTGGGTGTGCCCACACCGGGGCTGGAGGTCAAGCTGGTAGATGTGGATGGCAAGACCGAGGTGCGTTACAAAGGTCCCAACGTCACGCCCGGCTACTGGCGCAGCCCCGAGGCCACCCAACAAGCCTTTGACGACGAGGGCTACTTTTGCAGCGGCGATGCCGTCACCTGGATAGATGCCGACGATGTGCACCAAGGCCTGCGGTTTGACGGGCGTATTGCCGAAGACTTCAAGCTCAGCACCGGCACCTTTGTCAGCGTGGGGCCGATGCGCAGCAAGATCATTGCCGCTGCTGCGCCCTATGTGCAAGACGTGGTGATCACCGGCCTGAACTGCAAGGAAGTGGGGGCCATGGTGTTCCCAAGCAACGAGGTGCGCAAACTCTCGGGGCTGGGCGCAGCGGCGACTATGGAGGCTGTGGTGGCCAGCGCGCCGGTGCAGGCACATTTTCAGCGTGTGGTGAATGACCTGGCCAAAACCGCAACCGGCAGCGCCAGCCGCATTGCGCGCCTGATCCTGCTGGCCGAGCCGCCGTCGAGTGACCGCGGCGAAATCACCGACAAGGGTTCCATCAACCAACGGGCTGTGCTCCAGCACCGCGAAGCCTTGGTCAATACGCTGCATGACGGCAGTGCAGCCCACATCATCAAACCGGAGAAAGCACAATGA